A window of Arcobacter acticola genomic DNA:
GCACTTTGCATTGCTTTTAACCAAAAAAGAAAAGTAATACCCATTTCAAAAAAACCAACATATGAAGCTGCTAGTATTCCTTTTATATCAGGCATAACTAAAGGTTGAGTTAGAAGAAAATAAATTATAATAATAGGAAGCGAAATTAGAAAACTTGAAAATAATCCAACTATTGGATCAGCTTTTTGTTTTGTGTTTATAATCCAATACATAGACCATAAAACCGTTGATAACAAAGCTAATAAAACTCCATCAATATTAGAAAAGTTTAAAGAAAAAGGCTCACCTTTTGTGGAAATAATTAAAACACCAAAGTAGCAAATGATACCTGCAAAAATATCTTTAACAGTTAATTTTTGTTTTAAAAATATGACAGATAAAAAAGCCAACATCAAAGCCCATGTATAATTTATAGCTTGCGCTTCTTGAGCAGGAAGTAAATCATAAGCTTTAAACAAAACTAAATAGTATAAAAATGGATTTATTAAACCTAAGGTAAAAACTAATTTATAGTTATTTATTATATGAATTTTTACTTGATTAAATTTTTTTTGATAAGAAATTACTATATATAAAACTATGGTAGAAAAAATTGAAGCATATAATACTAATTCAGATGGTGTTAAATATTGTAATGAAATCTTAAATGCAGTGGCAACTGTAGACCAAAAAAATATTGCAATTAATGCATATTTATATGCTTGTTTTTGATTTTCGATAATTAAGCCTTAAAAAATTTATCTAATTGTAGTAAATAAAGTTTAATTAAAATTTAATCTTTTGTTTTAATAGTTTATATATATGAGCAGTTTTTTTCTTAAATTTACTTCTTGTTGAAAAAATTTTTTCTTTTATAGAGTTTTTTAAATTTGATGCTTTTTCTTTTATCATAATATATGTTTCTGAATTTTTAATCTTTTCAATCATTAAAATTAATTTATTATAAACATAAGTAAACCACTTAAATTCTAATAATTTAGGTTTTGTTATATTAAAAAACCAGAAAATAAAAGCAGCAAGTGGAATTTTTAGTATATAAATAAAAACTGCACTAATAACATGTCCAGAAACAAATAAAACTCCTGCATAAACACCAATTAGTTCTACAACAATAAATATACTAAGAAAAAATATTAAAATAAAATATGAGTTTAAAGATAAGATTTTAGGAATAAAATCTTTAAATAAAGATAGATTTGTAATAAAGCTTAATATGGGTTTGGCAAGTTTTTCCCAAACTAATTCTTCAAATATTATATAAATAAATACTAAAACAATTAAAAATATATTTAGTATTTTTTTATACATGGTTTATAAAACCTTTGCTTTTTTTGTTTTTCTATAGTACCAAATTCCTAAAATAGCCAATAATACTAAGATAACAATAATGATAGTATGTAAATACTCTTTAATTAAAGCCTCATTTCCACCTAAGAAATATCCTAATAAAGTAAGAATAATAACCCAGATTCCAGCACCTAGACTTGTATATATACAAAATACAAATAGATTCATTCTAGCAAGACCGGCAGGAAAAGAAATATATTGTCTAACAGCAGGAATTAATCTTCCTGAGAATGTTGAAATATGGCCATGCGATTTAAAGAACTCTTCCATTTTTACAATAGTTGGTTCTTTTATAAAGAAATATTTTCCATATTTAATTAAAAACTTTCTACCAAATTTAACTGCAAGATAGTAGTTAAATAATGCACCTGCTAAAGAACCAAGAATACCTACAGCAATTGCTATAAACATATTCATTTCACCTTTATAGGCTAAATAACCTGCAGGAATCATAACAACTTCAGAGGGAAATGGGAAAAATGAACTTTCCAAAAACATCATAAGAAAAATACCTAAATAGCCTAAACTACCTACAGTTTCAACTATAAAATTAACAATACTAGTAAGCAAGGGGATCCTTTAGATTAATTTTTTCCATTTTGATATTGAATTATTAATAAGTTCAAATATTATATCATTTGTTGGTTCAACTTCATCAAAATAATCAGAAACTATTTTTAAAACATAAAAGTCTTTAATATTTTCTTTACAAATTTGTGAGAAGAATTGTGCTTGTTTATCAACAAGTAAGGTTTCTAAGTTTTCATCTGTTTCAAGTGGTTTTTCAATAGTAGTAATATTAGCAAAATTTAATCCACCAATAAATCTATTGGTACAAAAAAGTGTCCCAAGAGCAATTGAACCATCACTACACGATGCAATACTTAAATCAAATGCTTTTGAAATTGAATAGTTTTTAAAAATATAATCCAAAGACTTAACTATTAAATCTTTACTTACTCCAGATATTATAAGTAAGATATCATCATTGGAATATATTTTGTTTTCGCAAGAGTTTTCTAATTCTTTCAAATTAAAAAATTTAATAATCGGATTTGCTTCGATTATTGAAGTTGTGTGAATTAAGATCTTTGACATTAAATCAAAACTAAGGCCTAAGCCCAAGTTTTACTTTCTTTTTAGTTCTTTAATTCTTGCAGCTTTACCTTTTAATCCTCTTAAGAAGTTTAATTTAGCTCTTCTTACTCTACCTTTTCTGATTACTTCAAAAGATTTTAAAGACTCAGAATATAATGGGAAAATTCTTTCTACACCGATTGAATTTGCACCAATTTTTCTAACTGTAAAAGTTGAATCTACACCGTTTCCACTTCTACCAATAACAATACCTTCGAAAGTTTGAACTCTTTTTTTCTCACCTTCTTTAATCTCTACACCAAGTCTTACAGTATCTCCTGCTCTAAATTGAGGGATCTCTTTTGACTCTATTTGAGCTGCTTCAAAACTAGCTATATATCTATTTTTCATCGTTTTTCCTTATTCGGTCTATAATATTTTGTCTTACAATTGGACATCTGGAATTTTAAGTCGGAAATTTTACTATGATTTCCCTTTAAGAATTCTTTAACAACACTTAATTTTTGGAAAATCTCAGGTTTTGTAAAAGATGGTGCTTCTAAAAGGT
This region includes:
- a CDS encoding DMT family transporter, whose amino-acid sequence is MSLQYLTPSELVLYASIFSTIVLYIVISYQKKFNQVKIHIINNYKLVFTLGLINPFLYYLVLFKAYDLLPAQEAQAINYTWALMLAFLSVIFLKQKLTVKDIFAGIICYFGVLIISTKGEPFSLNFSNIDGVLLALLSTVLWSMYWIINTKQKADPIVGLFSSFLISLPIIIIYFLLTQPLVMPDIKGILAASYVGFFEMGITFLFWLKAMQSASSTAKIANLIFISPFLSLIFIYFIVGEQIFISTLIGLTVIILGLILQQSKSSK
- a CDS encoding DedA family protein; amino-acid sequence: MLTSIVNFIVETVGSLGYLGIFLMMFLESSFFPFPSEVVMIPAGYLAYKGEMNMFIAIAVGILGSLAGALFNYYLAVKFGRKFLIKYGKYFFIKEPTIVKMEEFFKSHGHISTFSGRLIPAVRQYISFPAGLARMNLFVFCIYTSLGAGIWVIILTLLGYFLGGNEALIKEYLHTIIIVILVLLAILGIWYYRKTKKAKVL
- the rplS gene encoding 50S ribosomal protein L19, which encodes MKNRYIASFEAAQIESKEIPQFRAGDTVRLGVEIKEGEKKRVQTFEGIVIGRSGNGVDSTFTVRKIGANSIGVERIFPLYSESLKSFEVIRKGRVRRAKLNFLRGLKGKAARIKELKRK